The genomic interval ATTAGCTACAGAAGCCGGATGATAATCAGTTCCCTTAAATAATTTTGAGTCTCTGTAAATCCCGATCGCATTCCGCTGCATTTCATACACCCGGTACGAATTCCGGAATAAAACAGCCAGCGTATCTGCTGCACCGTTTTTGACCCCAACAGGTGGATCGGTAGCAGTATTTTCTTTTTTACAAGATACAATCCCGCCAAAAAGAAACAAGGATAAAATATAAAAGATAGCTTTATTGAAATGCTTTTTCATAAGAATAAAATGATATTCCCATAAGATAAGTATAATCCAGGGAACCAGATGCGCAGCTTACAATTTCTTCCAGCCCGGGTACATGGTCAGATAAACTTCATTAACAGATTTATTGGAAGGATGTATAGTAATTGCAGTACAAATATCCTTTTGTATATCAAAGGCAATTCCTTTAGCTACAGCATCATAAACCGTAAGCCCGGCTTTTGTTTGGAGATGTGTATAGGCTGCTGCTTTTTCAAGTTCAGGATATGCTGCCTTTAATGCCTTTAAACTTACACCAGTATGAATTCCTTCTGCTGTACTAAAACCAGGAGCAGAAACAGAAACTTGTTTAACGGCCTTAATCACCATATTGCTGTCCCGATAAGAAGAAAAGATAAGCAACGGCTCTTTTTTATTCCAGATTGCCAATGCACTTCCCATCGCTGCATCACCATCATCAGGTTTGCCTAATAATTTAAATACATCCTGTACATCCTGCCCAAGATAAATATTACCCGCCTGTTTACCAGCAACAATCAGCCTGTTGCTATCTATTTTTTGCTCTTCTTTAGCAGTAACCGCATGCGCAGTTGATAAAGGATCTTTCTTCTGATTTTCCGGAGAATGACAAGCCGTAGCTACAGCAATCAGCAGCAATCCCGTATAATTTAATTTCTTCATCAATATCAAATATTAGTTTGTATACTTTCCTGAAAACAACAGGTACATCCTTAGTAACAGGATCAGAAACACATTGTTCCGAAAAAACGCTTCTTTTTATTTATTTTTACCACCGATGGAAAACAAAACCATAGCCCGTAGTCTCAGACTCCTTTCACAATTGATGGAGCTTCACAAGGAGAACCCTTTCAAAATTAAATCTATAGCAAATGCTGCATTTAAAGTAGACAAGCTACCTTATGCAATCAGCAGTAAAACCGTCGAAGAAATCGAAAAAATCGATGGATTTGGTAAAAGTACTGCCGCTAAAGTTGCAGAATTGCTTCAGACCGGAACAATGACAGAACTGCAGCATATTCTTGCAGAAACACCAGAAGGAATTGTTGAAATGCTTGGCATCAAAGGTATTGGTCCAAAAAAGATTGTGGTGATCTGGAAAGACCTCGGCATTGAGAACATCGGAGAACTTTATTATGCCTGTAACGAAAACCGCCTGATAGAGGCCAAAGGTTTTGGATTAAAAACACAGGAAGAAATCAAAAAAGTCATTGAGTTTAAGATGGCTGCCCAGGGTAAATTCCTGTATGCGCAAGCAGAAACACTGGTCAGTACTTTGTCGGCAGAACTGGAAATCTGGTTAAATAAGCTCAGTAAAAATACTTTATTCAGCGTTGCCGGAGAATACCGCAGATACCTCGAAATTATCAATGAACTTGATTTTGTGATCGGTGCAGAAGATCCGGCAGCTGTTGTAGCCAGTCTTCCGCTACTGAAAGACCTCATTTTCGAACAACAGACAGAAAATCAATATACAGCGATGAGCACTTTCGGCTTAAAAATACAGTTACACATTTACCCGAAAGCAGCTTATGAGCTGAATCTCTTTAAACTAACCGGTAATGAAGCTCATGTAACGGAAGTTTTAGCCTTAGCTGGCGATGGTCCTTTTGCAGATGAAGAGGCTATTTACAGCAAAGCCGGACTCGCTTTCGTGACTCCGGAACTCAGAGAAGGACTGGACGAAATTGCGCTTGCAAAAGCAAACAAACTTCCAGAACTGATCACTTACAATGACCTTAAAGGAAGTCTTCATAACCACTCTACCTGGAGTGACGGCGTACATACCTTAGAACAAATGGCTGTTTACTGTAAAGAAACCCTTCATCTGGAGTATCTTGGTATGTGTGATCACTCTAAATCTGCATTTTACGCCAATGGGCTAAATGAGCAGCGTATCTTCGCCCAGCATAAAGAAATTGACGCCCTCAATGAAAAGCTGGCACCTTTCAGAATATTTAAAGGAATTGAAAGTGATATTCTGAATGACGGCTCCCTGGATTACAATGATGATGTGCTCAAAACATTTGATTTTGTTGTGGCCTCAGTCCATAGCAATTTAAGAATGGATGAAGAAAAGGCAACAGCAAGACTGATTAAAGCAGTGGAAAACCCTTACACAACAATTTTGGGCCATCCAACCGGACGCCTATTACTCAGCCGTAAAGGTTACCCTATAGATTATGCTAAAATCATCGATGCCTGTGCAGCCAATAATGTAGTCATTGAAATTAATGCTAATCCACTGCGTTTAGATCTGGACTGGAGATGGCATCGTTATGCACTGGAAAAAGGGGTATTGCTTTCGGTTAATCCTGATGCCCACCGTATGGAAGGCTTCAGAGATATGCACTACGGTGTATACATCGGAAGAAAAGGAGGCTTGCAAGCAAAACAGTGTTTGAACGCATTCACTTTAGCTGAAATTACGACTTTTTTTAACAGCGTAAAACCCGGGATTTAAGTATACCATTATACCTATCTTTGAACATTAATCTATAAACATGCTTGCAGAAAAGTTATATCATGCACACCATCAGAGTCAAAAACCCAGGATCCTTGTGATAGGTGACCTGATGCTTGACCATTATATCATTGGCAGTGCGTCCAGGCTTTCACCAGAAGCACCTGTACCTATTGTAAATGTCAAAAAAGAAAATAAAATAATTGGTGGTGCAGCTAACGTTGCCAGTAACCTGATCGATCTGGGTGCCCAGGTATCCCTTGCCGGTATTATTGGCGATGATAGTTTTGGAGAAGAAATTAAAGCGATACTGCAAACTAAAAATATTGACACACAGCTGATCTTAACTGATCGTTCACGTCCGACAACTGTAAAAACACGGGTAATTGCCTCTACCCATCAGATTGTAAGGATAGATCATGAGGAAACACATGATATTTCAGCTGTGCTGGAAGAAAATTTCCTGAAAGCGGTTTATGCCCATATCGAAGCCAGTGATATCATTATCCTTTCTGATTACAATAAAGGCCTGCTCACTAAAACTTTATGTCTCACACTGATCGATTACTGTAACCAGCATCAAAAACGAATCCTCGTTGACCCTAAAGGACTTGATTACACCAAATATAAAGGTGCGTTTATGATTAAGCCAAACCGTAAAGAACTTGCGGAGGCAGCAAAAACGGAGAAAATACATAGTCCTGAAGAGCTGGTTAAAGCTGCTGAAGTTATTTTTAACACCACTCATGCAGCCTATTTAATTGTAACGCTTTCTGAAGGAGGAATAGCTATTATTACCCCGGACAGCCATCAGATCCTGCCAGTCATGGCTACCGAAGTTTATGATGTTACCGGTGCAGGTGATACTGTAATTGCGACACTCGCTTATTGCTTAACTTTGGGCCTGACTGTAGAAGAAGCTTGTCAGATTTCAAACTATGCAGCTTCCATTGTGATTAAACACATTGGCAGTGCCACTACAACGGTTGATGAAATTTTAGCCGCTATCAAAACAACAAACTAATGATATTAGAAGAACTTAATCATCATAAAAATACAATTGACCAGGTTATTGCCAAACTGGTTCCTGGAATCGAAAACGGCTGTAAACTAGTTACAGACACCGTTCTCGCCGGAGGAAAAGTACTCCTGGCAGGTAATGGTGGCAGCGCCGCTGATGCCCAGCATATAGCCGCTGAATTAACCGGAAGATACGTTAAAGACCGTAAAGCCTTACCAGCAATAGCTTTGACTGTAGATACCTCTGCTTTAACAGCGATCAGTAATGATTACGGTTTTGAAAGGGTATTTGCCAGACAAGTAGAGGCTTTTGCCCGTCCTGGCGATCTGTTTATAGCCATATCGACCAGTGGTAATAGCCCTAATATTATCCAGGCCTTACATACAGCCAGAGAAATGGGGTGTAAAATACTAGGTTTATCAGGAAGAGACGGCGGCCAGATGAATAATTTATGCGATTTAAACATTATTATACCTGATGATGTTACAGCACGTATACAAGAGATGCATATCCTGATCGGACATATCTTTTGTAAAGCAGTAGATAACTTATATTAAATTAGTCAACATGAGTATCAATCATTCCTTAAGCCCAAAAATTGTTTCTTTAACTGAACTCAATCCACTGGTGAATTACTGGAAAGGAGAAGGCAAGAAAGTTGTATTTACGAACGGCTGTTTTGATTTATTACACGCCGGACACATCACTTACTTAACTGAAGCAGCAAGCTTAGGGGATATTCTGATTATTGGTTTGAACAGCGATGATTCTGTACAAAGATTAAAAGGCCCGTCAAGACCAGTCAATAATGAAATCACCAGATCTGTCATTTTGGGTTCGATGTCTTTTATTGATGCAGTGGTCTTTTTTAATGAAGATACCCCATTGGAACTCATAAAAAAAGTCCTGCCAGATGTACTGGTTAAAGGAGGCGATTATAAAATAGAAGAAATTGCGGGCGCTAAAGAAGTGATTGAAAATGGCGGCAAAGTACAGGTATTAAGCTTTTTACCAGGATACTCTTCTACCGCAATCATTGAAAAAATAAAAAACTCTTAACGTACCAGACTTTTGAACATACCTAAAAAGATATTGGTTATCAGATTCAGTTCAATGGGTGATATTATTTATACCACACCCGTTATCCGCTGTTTAAAACTGCAAATACCAGGCTGTGAAGTTCACTTTCTGACTAAAGAACAGTTTAAATATATCTATCAGCAAAACCCTTATTTAACAAAATTACATTTCTTAAAACCAACGCTGGCAGAAACAATCAAAGATATAAAAGCCGAAAAATTTGACCTGATTATTGATCTGCACAATAACCTTCGCACAACAATTATCAAGTTATCGACCCGTATCCCTTCTTCTACTTATAAAAAAGATACGGTAAAAAAATGGCTGGCCCTTAAATTTAAATGGACCAGTCTTTTCTCTAAAGATCATTTGGTAGACCGGTACCTGGAAACGGTGAAATTTCTTGGGGTAGAAAATGACAACAAACCAATTGACTATTATGTAGCGAAGGAATATCAGATTCAGGACCTGTTACCTGCTACACATCAGGAAAAATTTGTTGCTTTTGTTATTGGTGCAACACATTTCACTAAAAGATTACCCAATCATAAGATTATAGAGATCTGTAAAGGGATTAATCTTCCGATTGTACTACTAGGCGGTAATGATGTCAAAGACAACGCAGAAGAGATTAAACAAGCTGTAGGGGCAAATATTTATTCTACCTGTGGACTAACCAATCTGGATCA from Pedobacter sp. WC2423 carries:
- a CDS encoding helix-hairpin-helix domain-containing protein; its protein translation is MENKTIARSLRLLSQLMELHKENPFKIKSIANAAFKVDKLPYAISSKTVEEIEKIDGFGKSTAAKVAELLQTGTMTELQHILAETPEGIVEMLGIKGIGPKKIVVIWKDLGIENIGELYYACNENRLIEAKGFGLKTQEEIKKVIEFKMAAQGKFLYAQAETLVSTLSAELEIWLNKLSKNTLFSVAGEYRRYLEIINELDFVIGAEDPAAVVASLPLLKDLIFEQQTENQYTAMSTFGLKIQLHIYPKAAYELNLFKLTGNEAHVTEVLALAGDGPFADEEAIYSKAGLAFVTPELREGLDEIALAKANKLPELITYNDLKGSLHNHSTWSDGVHTLEQMAVYCKETLHLEYLGMCDHSKSAFYANGLNEQRIFAQHKEIDALNEKLAPFRIFKGIESDILNDGSLDYNDDVLKTFDFVVASVHSNLRMDEEKATARLIKAVENPYTTILGHPTGRLLLSRKGYPIDYAKIIDACAANNVVIEINANPLRLDLDWRWHRYALEKGVLLSVNPDAHRMEGFRDMHYGVYIGRKGGLQAKQCLNAFTLAEITTFFNSVKPGI
- the rfaE1 gene encoding D-glycero-beta-D-manno-heptose-7-phosphate kinase, with the protein product MLAEKLYHAHHQSQKPRILVIGDLMLDHYIIGSASRLSPEAPVPIVNVKKENKIIGGAANVASNLIDLGAQVSLAGIIGDDSFGEEIKAILQTKNIDTQLILTDRSRPTTVKTRVIASTHQIVRIDHEETHDISAVLEENFLKAVYAHIEASDIIILSDYNKGLLTKTLCLTLIDYCNQHQKRILVDPKGLDYTKYKGAFMIKPNRKELAEAAKTEKIHSPEELVKAAEVIFNTTHAAYLIVTLSEGGIAIITPDSHQILPVMATEVYDVTGAGDTVIATLAYCLTLGLTVEEACQISNYAASIVIKHIGSATTTVDEILAAIKTTN
- the gmhA gene encoding D-sedoheptulose 7-phosphate isomerase; protein product: MILEELNHHKNTIDQVIAKLVPGIENGCKLVTDTVLAGGKVLLAGNGGSAADAQHIAAELTGRYVKDRKALPAIALTVDTSALTAISNDYGFERVFARQVEAFARPGDLFIAISTSGNSPNIIQALHTAREMGCKILGLSGRDGGQMNNLCDLNIIIPDDVTARIQEMHILIGHIFCKAVDNLY
- the rfaE2 gene encoding D-glycero-beta-D-manno-heptose 1-phosphate adenylyltransferase; translation: MSINHSLSPKIVSLTELNPLVNYWKGEGKKVVFTNGCFDLLHAGHITYLTEAASLGDILIIGLNSDDSVQRLKGPSRPVNNEITRSVILGSMSFIDAVVFFNEDTPLELIKKVLPDVLVKGGDYKIEEIAGAKEVIENGGKVQVLSFLPGYSSTAIIEKIKNS
- a CDS encoding glycosyltransferase family 9 protein, which encodes MGDIIYTTPVIRCLKLQIPGCEVHFLTKEQFKYIYQQNPYLTKLHFLKPTLAETIKDIKAEKFDLIIDLHNNLRTTIIKLSTRIPSSTYKKDTVKKWLALKFKWTSLFSKDHLVDRYLETVKFLGVENDNKPIDYYVAKEYQIQDLLPATHQEKFVAFVIGATHFTKRLPNHKIIEICKGINLPIVLLGGNDVKDNAEEIKQAVGANIYSTCGLTNLDQSVFLVSQAHKVIGFDTGLTHIAEAFDKPIASIWGGTTPELLGVYPYKIKNSLLAGIDLACRPCSKFGLEKCPLGHFDCMEKLPGEIIVNFSNE